The genomic interval TCTATACTTGACTTGAGTTTCTATATTTTTggcaactttcacttttacttcgttacagtaaacagaaaaaaatatatacttttaCTCCAGTATATTTATATTGTCACCGTCGTTACacgttacaaaataaaatgtgaagatAATTGTCTCATGATGTATGGATTATCGGGACTGTGCGTGTTCTCGTGCGGATAACTGGCGCTCTCAAATCAAGCTGAGGCTCATCTCAACGAGACCACACAGCCCGTGAATATTCGTCAGTCTCAACGGCATGATGGAAGCAGCCTCGTCCACTGGCGATAGTGGAGATACCTCCATACCCCCACCTGCTAGTTGTGCTTCAGGAGAAGAAGGACACCCGTGGCCATATCTAAAAAACCTTTTCACTTCATCCTGAATGAACTAACTGCAGTAATAAGTATAGATGCCATATTGTCAATACTGAAATCGTTCCCTGCTGTCTGCAAGTTGTCTGTGAAGCTGAACACACCTCTACCTGCCTCTGCAGCCTGTCAACGACTATTCAGCATGGCaggcagtggcggagccagggggtgaACAGGGGtggcctctgaaaactgattggccacctctGTGGATACCCTGacattcttaaacatgattggctatttgccatgtcagaggcattacttatattcaaatcagcaattgtgtttcaacaagctgcagagacagtagtttctgttgatttgaatattatttttgttgatgcattgactttggacaatcatcttcattttgagtccttaaagagtttaGTTCAGccgatttaaatgttgacactctgtcgagttacatttttaatgttaaagttagaaataaaaaaagttaaattattttataaaaaggagttaaagtagatgtgagtAGTGgtagtaaccctcctaggttttgggtaagcccctaatgttttccatgcctggccaacccttcaacagtcagtgccccagtttggccaccaagttcaaaactgtgtggctccgcCACTGATTGCAGGGCTTGTCTTCAGCCCACGAGGAGCACGGCTGAACTCTCACAATTTTGAAAACCAACTTCTGCTGAAGATGAACCGCAAATTTGTGAACTTAAATTAAGGAAGGTagggagcaagaggagaagggagttgAGGTAGGGAGGGAGAATTAAACTTAATAAAGCTTGTCAGAGAAACAACTATTTCTAGCTGTCTTCCCGCTCAGTCAGTCTACCCGTCTGTCTGCCTACCCAATCTGTCAGTCTACCTTAATTTCAGTCTACTTGTATGAGTCTACCCCTGTCAGTTTCCACACTGTCTCCCCCTGTCAGTCTGTCTATCCCTATCAGTCTGTCTatctctgtcagtctgtctatcCCTATCAGTCTGTCTATCTCTGTCAGTCTCCccatgtcagtctgtctgtcagctgtaatgtattaattaactctgagaagtagacattaattaactgctgaTTAATGCATGTTAATTAATGTtagttaatacattttaatgattATTAGAATATGATTAAACTGTtcattaatgcttaataatgcattaactaacgttAATTAAGTGTTACCAATGTTGACTAATAAATATTGTTGTATCTTCCAGCTCTAGCTTTAATGGACGGACTAAAGTGGTAAAGAAACTCTGATCTAACACTCTGCAGCAAAGTGAATAATTAGGTTTCAACAGCACTAAAAGTGACAGATCATCACACATTTTGCATTAAGGTTtgagtgaaaaacaaacatgagagcCATCTTATATCTACTGAAACAGAATGTATTCCTCACGTTGCATAAAGCAATGTCTCGCTGACTTTGTCTCCGTTTCACCCTGTATGGTACTGGAAGAGTTCTGATGAGAGGGAGATTTTGCCCGCTGAGCTCTTTCTAAATTTAGTGCCGCCCACTGAAGAGAGCCGCTGATCAGCAGGCACTTTAGAGGAGCTTTAGGATACACTGCAAACTCTatattttcatttcctcctgtcaaaaaaagaGGTGAGGCCTGCTCTTTTCCTACTAgaccttcaaattaaaagcttgaAAACATAAAACCTCAGGATTATGGAATTTTAGGGGTCATTCACTTTGGTCAGGACAAATAGGGGAGACAGTTAATGTGGCATTTAATGGCTTTAAAACTTTCAACCTACACTACTGCTAATACATCTCCTGTTCTGTAATTACTCATGATATTTCTTATGTGTAAAGAAATAAGAGATATATTTTGGAGGCACTTAGTGCAGAACAGATCAGATTTTAATGAATTCTTCAGGCCATTGTTTCCTCAAATTTAAAAGAACATGCCTTGAATGGTTTCGTTCATTTGTTAAACCCCATGACCCATGTATACACAGACTTTGGTCTTCATAGCCGACAGCCTGGGATGATTGAGAAATCCAGCCCTAGACCTCATGTCATTCTTAACTCTCCCTCCCCATGTTCCTTCTCTCAAAATGGCCTTAAAGAATAGCAGAATggttaatgttgttttgtttttgactttggcgccccctgtggacaaagtggtgtgTTGTATCTGCACCTATGCTTGTTTTGTCTTGTACATgatcagaggggtatactacgaagatGGATTTGCGGCTTTCGAGGTAACTTCAgagttaactctggattttcagtactgCGAAGGTGGTTCCCGCCTTCCTGtgtgcttatcactttgaatcatgttctcatttttattagtCCAGTTTGACACCATCAGGGCTGCAGATGAAATATTATGTCTAAAACTTACACATGACataagattaaatcagagagagatcactgtcagggaataaacagagttattatagtcagatatatctgcacTAAGATGAGAAATAATACGTAATTTGcgcattcaaacagtttttgttttatctctcaGTTCCTCCtgcatgtttcaaacacagctgttttgaagttaatctggattatgtgtttcacttcttcatatttttctaatatcagtgcagtgaaaaatatgtggatgtgctgacggcagaatgtccgtgtctgtgattggtcacatgttgccttctccgccccgttcatgtgaacatgctcagggtaattctgcattgactcaacatgttgataaccagcttcgtgtgGCAGTTCAGCGTGATCTCAtttgtcaggttcagtgaagctggatcaggagaagatatctgggatatgttgaactcgCTTTGTAGTGTAGGCCTACCCCTCAAGTGTCAAATAAACAAATCCTGTCTtctttaacaaaaaaacatatcgctcattgtgaatattttctttgcagtatgtaaaaaaaattggtgTCTTAGTAAGCTGTCGATTGCCTTGTCTAACATTTAGCCCATCTAGCCCACAGCATTAGTTACTGGTCTTGTCATCAATGGTCTCATCATGAAGACGCATCACTTTTGATTTCAGTCTTTTAAGTTTGTTTCATcagcagttaaaaactcctttagTTTTGGTATTCTACAAGCAGTCAGTTTGGCAATGTTGCATGTTACGTACATCTTATCTGGTATGTTATGGACATTAGATAAAAACTGTTGAACTTGTCTTAGGTTACATATAATGTACATTATTGCCTTTACAGAGTCCTACAATGATGCTGGTACTTACATCCTCTAATTCTAGTGCCACAGAACAAACTGGATGAGCTgcgagacagacaaacagacagacagacagacagacagacagacagacagacagacagacagacagacagacagacagacagacaggcagacaggaaTACAAACATCAAAAATGTAGGTGATGCATGTTTATTTTAGGAGCTAGTTAAGCTACACAAACATCGGTAAAGGTATGATGGACAAGGTTTcattaaaaagacagacagcTGGGTGTGTCTCCAAACCAGCTCCCGCAGTGTGTGTCTCGTTCGTTGCATGAAGTACACTCGCAGTGTGTGGCCACAGGGTAAGTAATGCTCACTGGACATCCTGGAATCTGTTTCACCTCATAGGTCCAGTTTCCATTACAGACCTTCTGTTCAGGCCAGTCATCATCGCCCACGTAGACCGGGTCCTGTCAACAGCAATTACAACAGGACCGACAGTgtttaaacacataaatacagacAAGTCAACAGTGGATTTTAACCATGCTATTTTGCCCAAGCACTTAAGGTGAGTCCAGTGATTTATACTTAAAGAATCCTGTATTTTGCTAATGTACTTCCAATACACCACGTTTTAGAGGAAActattttacctttaacatCTTTAATACAATAAGgcagttacaataataataatacaataatgcAAACTCATTACGAGCTTATAAAACTGGTGTTTTGGTATTAATTAGAAATAACAGCACATATGCATGCAGCTGAAAAAAAGTCAATTGAAAATCAAGTTGATGGAAAGAAAGTAAATCAGCAACTAGTTTAGTGATTGGGTGAACATTTTATTACTATATATCTTTCTATATTGTATTATCTATAATGATGATTTGTACTAAATTAGAAGTTTGGGAATGTcagttttacaaaaaaaacatggtggCGGAACATGGGTGATTGTTTCTGCATTTctaacttttgttttttcttcaacaaaaaatgatctctgttaaagctcctgtgaggacaaTTTGTGTTGATCTTGGTGCCCCCCTGTGGATAAAACAGTACCtctttctctttgctgattcTGTCCTAAATCTCATTCTGCTGTTGTGTGTCGCTCACTGTGAAtcttcactgtaaatgtaaacaaaggctgtttctggaGTGGGCTGTAACTTACTTTGTTGCACCTACCCTGCGGCAGTGGACACAAGTCCTGAAAATAAGTCTTTATAAAACAGTATAGAAAATAGAATTCATCAATCTTGATTGTTTTAGAGCTCATAGAGTGAcatcagttttaatttcagtctgtttctgagCCAGTCAAAAACTCagtacaggagctttaatagtataaataataaaatgttaaatccatgAAGAATCCAGAGCAAACCAAAAGTTCAGTGAGGGCTATGAAGACTTTCCCCACCTCTGCATATGAGCCGAATAACAGCTCAGACTGACACAGGTCCTGCTTTCAAACTTCAGCTAGTTCAGACTTTGAATGAGCTGTTACCCTGTTGTAGCACTGTCCTACACACAGGGTGGTGTAGACGGATTCAATGCGTCCGCAGCTCTCCACCTGGAGGGCGATGTTGGTTAGATGACAGCCGGAGCTGCAGCCCTGCCTCGCCCCTGCCACCGCCAGCACTACTGCCATGACTACCAGCAGCATCCTCTGATGAGTGCAGCTCAGACGCCGGCCACAAGAGGGGACTAAGGCTCACCTCAAGATGCTGCAAAGACATGTCACAAGATCCTACGAGTTAATGTGGATTGGAGAGTGAGTGTCACTTTGTCATATACTTTTTTCTTGTGGTTGAAACATACGTggaatttattaatttattggccgttttttttaacctcagtAATGTTTTTTCTCCCTGATGTGGTAAACTGTGAGGCAACTTAATATGAATCACTTTAATCATTTTCTGGATCACATAATTAACGAGGGGATCACACAACTTCAAAGGCTGTTCTTATTATGTTtgctattaaataaatatttcccaAGATGCACATTAAATCATTCaacacataaaagaaaaatggaaaCACAGGGAGATTTGTTGTTGTCAATTAAGTTAGATGAATTAACCAACTCACTGTGTTGGATGGATTTtaattggaaaaaaatgttcacatacttcatgtttaaaaatgaatgtgttaAGATGCAAGCCAAGCACACACAACCTTGGGACATTCTGTCCATCTTTGGGATAATGCTGGTTTACATTGGAAACCCTAGAAAGATAGTTACTTCAAGGACGATCTACAGATGCAGCGTGGCTCAGTGCTATGCTTGGTATTTTGTAAAACATCACTCTCCATCTCgctgcctcagatcatcagatgccaatcttctgtcccctatcaccaagtctaAGCTCTGCACCtcggggacagagcctttgccattgctgccccgactctctggaactctctccttccacacatctgcaactttgactctcttcaatcatttaaaaaacacctcaagacctacctgttcaaaaaagcatacaacacataacctctagTCCTGCCCCACCTCTGcctttgttctgttctgttttatttatttgctttatctttatctttatttttctgttaagcgactttgagtagcatgaaaagcgctatacaaatcaattattattattattattaaaaaatggTCTAAGACTCAAAACAGCTTAAGTTTGAACTAATCAGAAAGATGTAGTTGATCCAGTTAGGGAGaacagttttaatgtttt from Notolabrus celidotus isolate fNotCel1 chromosome 3, fNotCel1.pri, whole genome shotgun sequence carries:
- the LOC117810878 gene encoding gonadotropin subunit beta-1-like, encoding MLLVVMAVVLAVAGARQGCSSGCHLTNIALQVESCGRIESVYTTLCVGQCYNRDPVYVGDDDWPEQKVCNGNWTYEVKQIPGCPVSITYPVATHCECTSCNERDTHCGSWFGDTPSCLSF